The proteins below are encoded in one region of Sminthopsis crassicaudata isolate SCR6 chromosome 1, ASM4859323v1, whole genome shotgun sequence:
- the LRG1 gene encoding leucine-rich alpha-2-glycoprotein — translation MSSYNTEPGQSLAACGLSSSLAMQLLLFLLLFSSPGQALLQCPKACNCILQVNGTSATCGPLNSFPTGLPVDTTFVSVENTNLSQLSSDALWGLSNLQELHLAGNRIDNLNSGLLKPTPSLEVLDLTYNTLSELPSGLFRNSTVLHSLVLKGNRLETLKLDWLEGLVALKWLDVSENRIQKLPPDLLLNFTALQILDLSDNMLLELPPNLLKGLPNLERLHLQGNQLQTFAEGTFSATPNLHYLFLQGNRLNKLSLGIFSSLGELDMLDLSNNSLAQVPDGLLDKVGQMKDGFDLSENPWKCDEGLCGLYHWLLNKQDRMFSKHNTLCSSPENQAGQKLLEVAKKNVCPKEQVP, via the exons ATGTCCTCCTATAACACAGAGCCTGGCCAAAG CCTGGCTGCCTGTGGTCTGAGTAGCTCTCTAGCTATGCAGCTGCTGCTGTTTCTTCTGCTGTTCTCTTCTCCTGGCCAAGCACTTCTTCAGTGTCCCAAGGCCTGCAACTGTATCTTGCAAGTCAATGGCACATCAGCCACCTGTGGCCCCCTGAACAGCTTCCCCACGGGTCTTCCAGTGGATACTACTTTTGTCTCCGTAGAAAATACCAACCTCTCACAGCTCTCAAGTGATGCCCTCTGGGGTCTCTCCAATCTCCAGGAATTGCATCTTGCCGGCAATAGGATTGATAATTTAAACTCTGGGCTTCTGAAACCCACACCCAGCCTTGAGGTGCTGGACCTGACATATAACACCTTGTCTGAGCTACCCAGTGGACTCTTCAGAAATTCGACAGTCCTCCACTCCTTGGTGCTGAAAGGAAACAGACTAGAGACTCTCAAACTGGACTGGCTGGAAGGGCTGGTGGCCTTGAAGTGGTTGGATGTGTCTGAAAACCGGATCCAAAAACTACCCCCAGATCTGCTCCTCAACTTTACAGCCCTACAAATCCTGGATCTATCTGATAACATGTTGCTGGAGCTGCCCCCCAATCTCCTGAAGGGCCTCCCCAACCTTGAAAGGCTTCATCTGCAGGGCAACCAGCTCCAGACTTTCGCTGAGGGAACCTTTTCTGCTACACCAAATCTGCATTACCTTTTCCTCCAGGGAAACCGATTAAATAAGCTGTCTTTGGGCATTTTCAGCTCCTTGGGTGAGCTGGATATGCTTGACCTCTCCAACAATTCGCTGGCACAGGTCCCCGATGGGCTGTTGGATAAGGTGGGCCAGATGAAGGATGGATTTGATCTTTCAGAGAATCCTTGGAAATGTGATGAGGGGCTATGTGGTCTCTACCACTGGCTTTTGAATAAGCAGGACAGAATGTTTTCCAAGCATAATACCCTCTGTAGTAGCCCCGAAAACCAAGCAGGCCAGAAGCTCCTGGAAGTGGCTAAGAAAAATGTTTGTCCCAAGGAACAAGTTCCATAG